From one Oncorhynchus clarkii lewisi isolate Uvic-CL-2024 chromosome 6, UVic_Ocla_1.0, whole genome shotgun sequence genomic stretch:
- the LOC139411458 gene encoding ubiquitin carboxyl-terminal hydrolase 10-like isoform X2, which yields MASQSNVNQYIFGEFSPDEINQFFVTPRCYVELPPFNDKVSCVSQSSGEDYQRIEFGVDEVMDLEPVGVKDPLFKVSSTLNPQAPEFILGCQPSQKVPQTATALSPAADVPDGAQYNSLDEPDGPDGPDGPDSEPSAMDGNQNCQDGDGGPGSLGQRERKKKKKRPPGYYNYLEGSGPNSGGMGVDGPPGKGLVNGHVLSGPHLGSQDMVGKALSGGGLSTSAPVATAAANQRTCDSPDESSLDFTSGAASLSDGKDAASSSSSSSSQSSGVAEGGRTAEQQPENMAPESPELLGSGGHSPCPTSPPPSVAVASPPATVATAITEEVGETRDSGVANGLAEPHAGISADRHKEASETLEQPQQQPPAPSVEPASSPDSEAQPAVAEQPKSSAPPAAPAANPLKSWASLFHNSKPLPGSPQAYVEVKNVVEVVAPSLAAVEQHEKAGEVKESPVHVSEDPMAPKLAELIQNVKLIHKPVSLQPRGLINRGNWCYINATLQALIACPPMYHLFKSIPLFNDTQRPCTSTPMMDNFVRLVNEFNNMPVPSKAKQQAAGEKIIKDIRPGAPFEPNYIYRLLTLIKSSLSEKGRQEDAEEYLGFTLNGLHEEMLALKKLISPQEEKAPTPNGPESQSGVDDAAADKEEGSEDEWEQVGPRNKTSITRQADFVRTPITDIFGGHIRSVVYQQNSKESATLQPFFTLQLDIQSEKIRTVQEALETLVARESVQGYTTKTKQEIEISRRVTLEELPPVLVLHLKRFVFEKTGGCQKLIKNIDYPVDLEISKDLLSSGVRSKIFKGQRTYRLFAVVYHHGNSATGGHYTTDVFHIGLNGWLRIDDQAVKVINQYQVVKQTAERTAYLLYYRRVDLL from the exons ATGGCTTCTCAGAGTAACGTTAACCAG taCATCTTCGGGGAGTTCAGCCCTGATGAGATCAATCAGTTCTTCGTGACTCCACGATGTTATGTTGAG CTTCCCCCCTTCAATGACAAAGTCTCCTGCGTCAGTCAGTCTTCAG GCGAAGACTACCAGCGCATAGAGTTTGGTGTGGACGAGGTGATGGACTTGGAGCCTGTGGGAGTGAAGGATCCTCTCTTCAAGGTGTCCAGCACGCTGAACCCCCAGGCTCCAGAGTTCATCCTGGGATGCCAGCCGTCTCAGAAGGTCCCGCAGACAGCCACAGCCCTCTCTCCGGCAGCAGACGTCCCAGACGGAGCACAATACAACTCACTGGACGAACCCGACGGCCCGGACGGACCTGATGGCCCAGACTCTGAGCCCTCTGCCATGGACGGCAACCAGAACTGCCAGGATGGGGACGGGGGCCCGGGCAGCCTGGGCCAGCGGGAGAGGAAGAAAAAGAAAAAGCGCCCGCCAGGATACTACAACTACTTGGAGGGCTCAGGTCCCAATAGCGGTGGCATGGGAGTGGACGGGCCTCCTGGAAAGGGGTTGGTGAATGGACATGTTCTTAGCGGCCCTCACCTCGGGTCGCAGGACATGGTTGGTAAGGCGTTGTCAGGGGGCGGACTTTCCACCTCAGCCCCTGTCGCTACGGCAGCAGCGAATCAGAGGACTTGTGATAGCCCTGATGAATCGTCTTTGGACTTCACGAGTGGAGCTGCCTCTTTATCAGATGGTAAAGACGcggcctcctcctcttcttcctcctcctctcagagcAGTGGGGTGGCAGAGGGAGGCAGAACTGCAGAGCAGCAGCCTGAGAACATGGCTCCAGAGAGCCCTGAACTGCTGGGCAGCGGTGGGCACAGCCCCTgccccacctcccctcccccctcggTTGCTGTGGCCAGCCCCCCTGCCACCGTTGCTACTGCTATTACTGAAGAAGTGGGGGAGACTAGGGACAGTGGGGTGGCTAATGGGCTGGCTGAGCCCCATGCTGGCAtcagtgcagacagacacaaggaGGCCTCTGAGACATTGGAGCAGCCCCAGCAGCAGCCCCCAGCTCCCTCAGTGGAGCCTGCTTCCTCCCCAGACTCTGAGGCCCAGCCGGCAGTGGCAGAGCAGCCTAAGTCGTCTGCCCCTCCGGCTGCGCCCGCTGCCAACCCCCTCAAATCCTGGGCTAGCCTCTTCCACAACTCCAAGCCTCTGCCTGGAAGCCCTCAGGCCTATGTGGAGGTGAAGAATGTGGTGGAGGTCGTGGCTCCCTCCCTGGCTGCTGTGGAGCAGCATGAGAAGGCTGGGGAGGTGAAGGAAAGCCCTGTCCATGTATCAGAGGATCCCATGGCCCCTAAACTTGCAG AACTAATTCAGAATGTGAAGTTGATACACAAACCAGTGTCTTTGCAACCAAGAGGACTGATCAACAGGGGAAACTGGTGCTATATCAACGCT ACATTGCAGGCCCTGATTGCTTGCCCCCCCATGTATCACCTGTTCAAGTCCATtcccctgttcaatgacacccagAGACCCTGTACTTCCACACCCATGATGGACAACTT TGTAAGGCTTGTCAATGAGTTCAACAATATGCCTGTGCCATCCAAAGCCAAGCAGCAAG CTGCTGGTGAAAAGATAATAAAAGACATTCGACCAGGTGCTCCTTTTGAACCCAACTACATCTACAGACTCCTCACCCTCATCAAGTCGAGTCTCTCGGAGAAG GGTCGACAGGAGGATGCGGAGGAGTACCTGGGTTTCACCCTCAACGGACTGCATGAGGAGATGCTGGCTTTGAAAAAGCTAATCTCCCCTCAGGAAGAGA AAGCCCCCACACCCAACGGCCCAGAGTCCCAGTCAGGTGTGGATGATGCTGCTGCTGATAAGGAGGAGGGGAGCGAGGACGAATGGGAGCAAGTGGGCCCCCGAAACAAGACCTCCATTACCCGTCAAGCTGACTTTGTCCGCACCCCTATCACTGACATATTCGGAGGGCACATCCG GTCGGTGGTGTACCAGCAGAACTCCAAGGAGTCAGCCACCCTGCAGCCCTTCTTCACCCTGCAGCTGGACATCCAGTCAGAGAAGATCCGCACCGTTCAGGAGGCCCTGGAGACCCTGGTGGCACGGGAGTCAGTTCAGGGCTACACCACTAAAACCAAGCAGGAG ATTGAGATCAGCCGGAGAGTGACCCTAGAGGAGCTCCCTCCAGTGCTGGTGCTCCATCTCAAGAGATTTGTGTTtgagaagactggaggctgtcaGAAACTGATCAAGAACATTGATTACCCTGTAGACCTGGAGATCAGCAAAG ATCTCCTCTCTTCAGGGGTGCGGAGCAAAATTTTCAAAGGCCAAAGAACCTACAGGCTCTTTGCAG
- the LOC139411458 gene encoding ubiquitin carboxyl-terminal hydrolase 10-like isoform X1 → MASQSNVNQYIFGEFSPDEINQFFVTPRCYVELPPFNDKVSCVSQSSGSYCTPAVPYITESMRRQVCGEDYQRIEFGVDEVMDLEPVGVKDPLFKVSSTLNPQAPEFILGCQPSQKVPQTATALSPAADVPDGAQYNSLDEPDGPDGPDGPDSEPSAMDGNQNCQDGDGGPGSLGQRERKKKKKRPPGYYNYLEGSGPNSGGMGVDGPPGKGLVNGHVLSGPHLGSQDMVGKALSGGGLSTSAPVATAAANQRTCDSPDESSLDFTSGAASLSDGKDAASSSSSSSSQSSGVAEGGRTAEQQPENMAPESPELLGSGGHSPCPTSPPPSVAVASPPATVATAITEEVGETRDSGVANGLAEPHAGISADRHKEASETLEQPQQQPPAPSVEPASSPDSEAQPAVAEQPKSSAPPAAPAANPLKSWASLFHNSKPLPGSPQAYVEVKNVVEVVAPSLAAVEQHEKAGEVKESPVHVSEDPMAPKLAELIQNVKLIHKPVSLQPRGLINRGNWCYINATLQALIACPPMYHLFKSIPLFNDTQRPCTSTPMMDNFVRLVNEFNNMPVPSKAKQQAAGEKIIKDIRPGAPFEPNYIYRLLTLIKSSLSEKGRQEDAEEYLGFTLNGLHEEMLALKKLISPQEEKAPTPNGPESQSGVDDAAADKEEGSEDEWEQVGPRNKTSITRQADFVRTPITDIFGGHIRSVVYQQNSKESATLQPFFTLQLDIQSEKIRTVQEALETLVARESVQGYTTKTKQEIEISRRVTLEELPPVLVLHLKRFVFEKTGGCQKLIKNIDYPVDLEISKDLLSSGVRSKIFKGQRTYRLFAVVYHHGNSATGGHYTTDVFHIGLNGWLRIDDQAVKVINQYQVVKQTAERTAYLLYYRRVDLL, encoded by the exons ATGGCTTCTCAGAGTAACGTTAACCAG taCATCTTCGGGGAGTTCAGCCCTGATGAGATCAATCAGTTCTTCGTGACTCCACGATGTTATGTTGAG CTTCCCCCCTTCAATGACAAAGTCTCCTGCGTCAGTCAGTCTTCAG GAAGTTACTGCACTCCTGCTGTGCCTTACATTACGGAGTCTATGAGACGGCAGGTTTGCG GCGAAGACTACCAGCGCATAGAGTTTGGTGTGGACGAGGTGATGGACTTGGAGCCTGTGGGAGTGAAGGATCCTCTCTTCAAGGTGTCCAGCACGCTGAACCCCCAGGCTCCAGAGTTCATCCTGGGATGCCAGCCGTCTCAGAAGGTCCCGCAGACAGCCACAGCCCTCTCTCCGGCAGCAGACGTCCCAGACGGAGCACAATACAACTCACTGGACGAACCCGACGGCCCGGACGGACCTGATGGCCCAGACTCTGAGCCCTCTGCCATGGACGGCAACCAGAACTGCCAGGATGGGGACGGGGGCCCGGGCAGCCTGGGCCAGCGGGAGAGGAAGAAAAAGAAAAAGCGCCCGCCAGGATACTACAACTACTTGGAGGGCTCAGGTCCCAATAGCGGTGGCATGGGAGTGGACGGGCCTCCTGGAAAGGGGTTGGTGAATGGACATGTTCTTAGCGGCCCTCACCTCGGGTCGCAGGACATGGTTGGTAAGGCGTTGTCAGGGGGCGGACTTTCCACCTCAGCCCCTGTCGCTACGGCAGCAGCGAATCAGAGGACTTGTGATAGCCCTGATGAATCGTCTTTGGACTTCACGAGTGGAGCTGCCTCTTTATCAGATGGTAAAGACGcggcctcctcctcttcttcctcctcctctcagagcAGTGGGGTGGCAGAGGGAGGCAGAACTGCAGAGCAGCAGCCTGAGAACATGGCTCCAGAGAGCCCTGAACTGCTGGGCAGCGGTGGGCACAGCCCCTgccccacctcccctcccccctcggTTGCTGTGGCCAGCCCCCCTGCCACCGTTGCTACTGCTATTACTGAAGAAGTGGGGGAGACTAGGGACAGTGGGGTGGCTAATGGGCTGGCTGAGCCCCATGCTGGCAtcagtgcagacagacacaaggaGGCCTCTGAGACATTGGAGCAGCCCCAGCAGCAGCCCCCAGCTCCCTCAGTGGAGCCTGCTTCCTCCCCAGACTCTGAGGCCCAGCCGGCAGTGGCAGAGCAGCCTAAGTCGTCTGCCCCTCCGGCTGCGCCCGCTGCCAACCCCCTCAAATCCTGGGCTAGCCTCTTCCACAACTCCAAGCCTCTGCCTGGAAGCCCTCAGGCCTATGTGGAGGTGAAGAATGTGGTGGAGGTCGTGGCTCCCTCCCTGGCTGCTGTGGAGCAGCATGAGAAGGCTGGGGAGGTGAAGGAAAGCCCTGTCCATGTATCAGAGGATCCCATGGCCCCTAAACTTGCAG AACTAATTCAGAATGTGAAGTTGATACACAAACCAGTGTCTTTGCAACCAAGAGGACTGATCAACAGGGGAAACTGGTGCTATATCAACGCT ACATTGCAGGCCCTGATTGCTTGCCCCCCCATGTATCACCTGTTCAAGTCCATtcccctgttcaatgacacccagAGACCCTGTACTTCCACACCCATGATGGACAACTT TGTAAGGCTTGTCAATGAGTTCAACAATATGCCTGTGCCATCCAAAGCCAAGCAGCAAG CTGCTGGTGAAAAGATAATAAAAGACATTCGACCAGGTGCTCCTTTTGAACCCAACTACATCTACAGACTCCTCACCCTCATCAAGTCGAGTCTCTCGGAGAAG GGTCGACAGGAGGATGCGGAGGAGTACCTGGGTTTCACCCTCAACGGACTGCATGAGGAGATGCTGGCTTTGAAAAAGCTAATCTCCCCTCAGGAAGAGA AAGCCCCCACACCCAACGGCCCAGAGTCCCAGTCAGGTGTGGATGATGCTGCTGCTGATAAGGAGGAGGGGAGCGAGGACGAATGGGAGCAAGTGGGCCCCCGAAACAAGACCTCCATTACCCGTCAAGCTGACTTTGTCCGCACCCCTATCACTGACATATTCGGAGGGCACATCCG GTCGGTGGTGTACCAGCAGAACTCCAAGGAGTCAGCCACCCTGCAGCCCTTCTTCACCCTGCAGCTGGACATCCAGTCAGAGAAGATCCGCACCGTTCAGGAGGCCCTGGAGACCCTGGTGGCACGGGAGTCAGTTCAGGGCTACACCACTAAAACCAAGCAGGAG ATTGAGATCAGCCGGAGAGTGACCCTAGAGGAGCTCCCTCCAGTGCTGGTGCTCCATCTCAAGAGATTTGTGTTtgagaagactggaggctgtcaGAAACTGATCAAGAACATTGATTACCCTGTAGACCTGGAGATCAGCAAAG ATCTCCTCTCTTCAGGGGTGCGGAGCAAAATTTTCAAAGGCCAAAGAACCTACAGGCTCTTTGCAG